From Pseudonocardia autotrophica, one genomic window encodes:
- a CDS encoding ABC transporter permease: MNTTRTTPATPATAGPPATRPAGTPLAGWTALIGAEARMVARDTSGLIVPFALPLLILTMIGLTMPDIPPEALDGRTPLEAVGIPVAAATVLGLVGIVNVPSFLASYRRTGVLRRLGVTPAGPVPVLVAQIVVGLAQVLVGIGLALVVAVLAFDAGLPASPWAAVGGLLLATVAFFSLGALLAALAPTTNAVIAGGLVIFLGTGALGGMFGDPNALPGSLKEIGKVLPFGATVEMLGTAWRGVPPQLGSVLGLVIVALVGAIGAARWFRWE; the protein is encoded by the coding sequence GTGAACACGACCCGAACGACCCCTGCAACCCCTGCGACGGCCGGGCCCCCTGCGACCCGGCCGGCCGGGACGCCGCTCGCAGGATGGACCGCGCTGATCGGCGCCGAGGCGCGGATGGTCGCCCGGGACACCTCCGGGCTGATCGTCCCGTTCGCGCTGCCGCTGCTGATCCTCACGATGATCGGGCTGACCATGCCGGACATCCCACCGGAGGCGCTCGACGGGCGGACCCCGCTGGAGGCCGTGGGCATCCCGGTCGCAGCGGCAACCGTGCTGGGCCTGGTCGGCATCGTGAACGTGCCGAGCTTCCTGGCCTCCTACCGGCGCACCGGGGTGCTGCGCAGGCTCGGCGTCACCCCGGCGGGCCCGGTACCGGTGCTGGTGGCCCAGATCGTCGTCGGACTCGCCCAGGTGCTGGTCGGGATCGGGCTGGCGCTGGTGGTCGCGGTGCTGGCGTTCGACGCCGGGCTGCCCGCGTCGCCGTGGGCAGCCGTGGGCGGTCTGCTGCTGGCGACCGTCGCGTTCTTCTCCCTCGGGGCGTTGCTCGCCGCGCTGGCACCGACGACGAACGCGGTGATCGCCGGCGGTCTGGTGATCTTCCTGGGGACCGGTGCACTCGGCGGGATGTTCGGCGACCCGAACGCCCTGCCCGGATCGCTCAAGGAAATCGGGAAGGTGCTGCCGTTCGGTGCGACGGTGGAGATGCTGGGCACCGCCTGGCGGGGGGTGCCGCCGCAGCTCGGGTCGGTGCTCGGGCTGGTGATCGTCGCGCTCGTCGGCGCGATCGGGGCGGCCCGCTGGTTCCGCTGGGAGTGA
- a CDS encoding MaoC family dehydratase: MTIKPGWQGRFFEDFEVGDIYQHPLGRTITETDNSWFTLLTMNTNQSHFNRQVGESSEFGRMLVVSPLTIAVAMGQSVIDTTQNAFANLGMDDLRLTAPVFAGDTLWSESIVLAVRESGSRPAAGIVTIRTRTLNQDAVEVLTFKRTFYVHRRGAERAGSLFPQAATPLTLEDV, from the coding sequence GTGACGATCAAGCCGGGATGGCAGGGACGCTTCTTCGAGGACTTCGAGGTGGGCGACATCTACCAGCACCCGCTCGGGCGCACCATCACCGAGACCGACAACAGCTGGTTCACCCTGCTGACGATGAACACCAACCAGTCGCACTTCAACCGGCAGGTGGGCGAGTCCTCCGAGTTCGGCCGGATGCTGGTGGTGTCGCCGCTGACGATCGCCGTCGCGATGGGCCAGTCGGTCATCGACACCACCCAGAACGCGTTCGCCAACCTCGGCATGGACGACCTGCGGCTGACCGCCCCGGTCTTCGCCGGCGACACCCTCTGGTCGGAGTCGATCGTGCTCGCCGTCCGGGAGTCCGGCTCGCGTCCGGCCGCCGGGATCGTCACCATCCGCACCCGCACCCTCAACCAGGACGCCGTCGAGGTGCTCACCTTCAAGCGCACCTTCTACGTGCACCGGCGCGGCGCCGAGCGGGCCGGATCGCTGTTCCCGCAGGCGGCGACCCCGCTCACCCTGGAGGACGTGTGA
- a CDS encoding response regulator codes for MSIRVCLVDDQTLVRHGIRGLLDIPGDIEVVAEASDGAEGVAAVAEHAPDVVLLDLRMPRHDGLWALEELRTRGLDVPVLVLTTFDDDELVLRALRAGARGYLLKDVTLEQLVGAVRTLADGGTLISPAITERLLRVVRESPAPPDDDVPIQQLSERELEVLRLLAGGYANREIAQVLFLAEGTVKNHVSSVLLKLGTRDRTRAVLRALHHGLLDPPHGSEHAR; via the coding sequence GTGAGCATCCGGGTCTGCCTGGTCGACGACCAGACGCTCGTCCGGCACGGGATCCGCGGGCTGCTCGACATCCCGGGCGACATCGAGGTGGTCGCCGAGGCCTCCGACGGTGCGGAGGGGGTCGCCGCGGTCGCCGAGCACGCACCGGACGTCGTCCTGCTGGACCTGCGGATGCCCCGCCACGACGGCCTGTGGGCGCTCGAGGAGCTGCGCACCCGCGGTCTCGACGTGCCGGTCCTGGTCCTCACCACCTTCGACGACGACGAGCTGGTCCTGCGGGCGCTGCGCGCGGGCGCCCGCGGCTACCTGCTGAAGGACGTCACCCTCGAACAGCTGGTCGGCGCCGTCCGCACGCTCGCCGACGGCGGCACCCTGATCAGCCCGGCGATCACCGAGCGGTTGCTGCGGGTGGTCCGCGAGAGCCCCGCCCCGCCCGACGACGACGTGCCGATCCAGCAGCTCTCCGAGCGGGAGCTGGAGGTGCTGCGGCTGCTCGCGGGCGGGTACGCGAACCGGGAGATCGCGCAGGTGCTGTTCCTCGCCGAGGGCACCGTCAAGAACCACGTGTCGAGCGTGCTGCTCAAGCTCGGCACCCGGGACCGCACCCGGGCCGTGCTGCGGGCACTGCACCACGGCCTGCTCGACCCGCCGCACGGATCGGAGCACGCCCGGTGA
- a CDS encoding three-helix bundle dimerization domain-containing protein codes for MNPDLARAADAITRLLAELGPGTSPAVVSATVREACEDLRGSPVGALPELVERLARARLTADA; via the coding sequence GTGAACCCGGATCTCGCCCGCGCCGCCGACGCCATCACCCGGCTGCTGGCCGAGCTGGGGCCCGGAACATCACCCGCCGTCGTCTCCGCGACGGTCCGCGAAGCATGCGAGGACCTGCGGGGCAGCCCGGTCGGTGCGCTGCCCGAGCTCGTCGAGCGGCTGGCCAGGGCCCGGTTGACCGCCGACGCCTGA
- a CDS encoding CPBP family glutamic-type intramembrane protease, translating to MSAGATTDSSDTDRSAVGRLTAAALVAVSAVALFGFEQRPVGYLLIVAGLGLAAAVDRLLLRHLALIAAGLVIISTMPLAADLSDAGMLRFTVVLSLAVLVPLLVSRFWFGEDIIRFPMLTGKRWSGFEYGYLALVVVAGYLILPVYFIGTGAYQNWPEISTTNEIARLFIGVNAVGLWDELFFICTVFALLRRHFPFWQANLLQATVFVAFLWELGYRGWGPLLTIPFALLQGYIFQRTRSFTYVLTVHLTFDIVIFGILVHAYNPQLFDLFVTSPR from the coding sequence GTGAGCGCCGGGGCGACGACCGACAGCAGCGACACCGACCGGTCCGCCGTCGGCCGTCTGACGGCGGCGGCGCTGGTCGCCGTGTCGGCGGTGGCCCTGTTCGGGTTCGAGCAACGCCCGGTCGGCTACCTGCTGATCGTCGCGGGTCTGGGGCTCGCCGCCGCGGTCGATCGGCTGCTGCTGCGCCATCTCGCGCTGATCGCGGCCGGTCTGGTGATCATCAGCACCATGCCGCTGGCGGCCGACCTCAGCGACGCCGGGATGCTCCGCTTCACGGTGGTGCTCTCGCTGGCGGTGCTGGTGCCGCTGCTGGTGTCTCGCTTCTGGTTCGGCGAGGACATCATCCGCTTCCCGATGCTGACCGGGAAGCGCTGGAGCGGCTTCGAGTACGGCTACCTGGCGCTGGTCGTCGTCGCCGGGTACCTGATCCTGCCGGTGTACTTCATCGGCACCGGCGCCTATCAGAACTGGCCGGAGATCAGTACGACGAACGAGATCGCCCGGCTGTTCATCGGGGTCAACGCGGTCGGCCTGTGGGACGAGCTGTTCTTCATCTGCACGGTGTTCGCGCTGCTCCGACGGCACTTCCCGTTCTGGCAGGCGAACCTGCTGCAGGCCACGGTGTTCGTCGCGTTCCTCTGGGAGCTCGGCTACCGCGGCTGGGGACCGCTGCTCACGATCCCGTTCGCGCTGCTGCAGGGCTACATCTTCCAGCGGACGCGCTCGTTCACCTACGTGCTGACCGTGCACCTGACGTTCGACATCGTGATCTTCGGGATCCTGGTGCACGCCTACAACCCGCAGCTGTTCGACCTGTTCGTCACCAGCCCCCGCTGA
- a CDS encoding CaiB/BaiF CoA transferase family protein, translating to MRRPLDDVRIVSLEQYGAGPFGSMHLAELGAEIIKIEDPTVGGDVGRTIPPYAEQGDSLFFQSFNRDKSSITLDVRTTEGREVFHDLVRTADAVYSNLRGDVPAKLGIRYEDLREINPRIVCCSLTGFGMTGPRSTEPGYDYVLQALGGWMSLTGEPGGAPQKTGLSLVDYCGGYVAAIALLGAIHGARRDGVGTDCDLSLYDTAVSLLTYPGTWHLTAGYEPTRTRRSAHPSLVPFQAFEAADGWLVVGCAKEKFWQRLTVVLERPELADDPRFATFADRAEHRDELLPLLEELIRTRTVADWLAPMYAAAIPCAPIRDVAGALTDPHTIERDLLAETDHAVFGAVRSLRSAVRVGPPGADRAPTRAAPAMGADTDRVLRELGYDDTRITALRDSGALGRD from the coding sequence GTGAGGCGGCCCCTGGACGACGTCCGGATCGTCTCGCTGGAGCAGTACGGCGCCGGTCCGTTCGGGTCGATGCACCTGGCCGAACTGGGCGCCGAGATCATCAAGATCGAGGACCCGACGGTCGGGGGCGACGTCGGGCGGACCATCCCGCCCTACGCCGAGCAGGGCGACTCGCTGTTCTTCCAGTCGTTCAACCGGGACAAGTCCTCGATCACCCTCGACGTGCGCACCACCGAGGGCCGCGAGGTCTTCCACGACCTGGTCCGCACCGCCGACGCCGTCTACTCCAACCTGCGCGGCGACGTCCCGGCCAAGCTCGGCATCCGCTACGAGGACCTGCGCGAGATCAACCCGCGGATCGTCTGCTGCTCGCTGACCGGGTTCGGGATGACCGGCCCGCGCTCCACCGAGCCCGGCTACGACTACGTGCTGCAGGCGCTCGGCGGCTGGATGTCGCTGACCGGTGAGCCCGGCGGGGCCCCGCAGAAGACCGGCCTGTCGCTGGTCGACTACTGCGGCGGCTACGTCGCCGCGATCGCGCTGCTCGGCGCGATCCACGGCGCCCGCCGCGACGGCGTCGGCACCGACTGCGACCTGTCGCTCTACGACACCGCGGTCAGCCTGCTCACCTATCCCGGGACCTGGCACCTGACCGCGGGCTACGAACCCACCCGTACCCGGCGGTCGGCGCATCCGTCGCTGGTGCCGTTCCAGGCGTTCGAGGCCGCCGACGGCTGGCTGGTCGTGGGCTGTGCGAAGGAGAAGTTCTGGCAGCGGCTCACCGTGGTGCTGGAGCGCCCCGAGCTGGCCGACGACCCGCGGTTCGCCACCTTCGCCGACCGGGCCGAGCACCGCGACGAGCTGCTGCCGCTGCTCGAGGAGCTGATCCGTACCCGCACCGTCGCCGACTGGCTGGCCCCGATGTACGCGGCGGCCATCCCGTGTGCCCCGATCCGGGACGTGGCCGGGGCGCTGACCGACCCGCACACGATCGAGCGCGACCTGCTCGCCGAGACCGACCACGCCGTCTTCGGGGCGGTGCGCAGCCTGCGCAGCGCGGTCCGGGTCGGCCCGCCCGGCGCGGACCGGGCGCCGACCCGGGCGGCACCGGCGATGGGCGCCGACACCGACCGGGTGCTGCGCGAGCTGGGCTACGACGACACGAGGATCACCGCGCTCCGCGACTCCGGTGCGCTGGGGAGGGACTGA
- a CDS encoding FadR/GntR family transcriptional regulator: protein MSPSARRPTGRSGAAAVPAAPTARLQVQRVRPAYRQVADELRSQIMRGALAPGARLPAESELTGMFGVSRSTVREALRVLASQHLIDTRRGVQGGSFVAAPDPARLVEDVGGALGVLVTTPRLGMADLLEARLLLEPAAARLAAQRSAPETVEALRAAASAPRDPRDPSGFVEHMDFHTTVLMATGNLMLTMMGQPVGDVLRTRLDRAAVPAQRWAEVDACHGEITEHIARGEAAEAEEAMRNHLLDLRDLYGRPGAWKSD from the coding sequence ATGAGCCCGAGTGCGCGACGCCCCACGGGCCGGTCCGGGGCGGCTGCCGTCCCGGCGGCGCCGACGGCCCGGCTGCAGGTGCAGCGGGTCCGCCCGGCCTACCGGCAGGTCGCCGACGAGCTGCGCTCGCAGATCATGCGGGGCGCACTCGCGCCCGGCGCGCGGTTGCCCGCGGAGAGCGAGCTGACCGGCATGTTCGGGGTCAGCCGGTCCACCGTGCGCGAGGCGCTGCGGGTGCTGGCCAGCCAGCACCTGATCGACACCCGGCGCGGGGTGCAGGGCGGTTCGTTCGTCGCCGCACCCGATCCCGCCCGGCTGGTCGAGGACGTCGGCGGTGCGCTCGGCGTGCTCGTCACGACGCCGCGGCTGGGGATGGCCGACCTGCTGGAGGCCCGGCTGCTGCTGGAGCCGGCCGCTGCCCGGCTGGCCGCCCAGCGGTCCGCGCCGGAGACCGTCGAGGCGCTGCGCGCGGCCGCCTCGGCGCCGCGTGACCCGCGCGACCCGAGCGGTTTCGTCGAGCACATGGACTTCCACACCACGGTGCTCATGGCGACCGGGAACCTGATGCTCACGATGATGGGCCAGCCGGTGGGCGACGTGCTGCGCACCCGGCTGGACCGGGCCGCGGTCCCCGCGCAGCGCTGGGCCGAGGTCGACGCCTGCCACGGCGAGATCACCGAGCACATCGCCCGTGGTGAGGCGGCCGAGGCCGAGGAGGCCATGCGCAATCACCTGCTCGACCTGCGTGATCTGTACGGCAGGCCGGGGGCCTGGAAGTCCGACTGA
- a CDS encoding DUF418 domain-containing protein, whose product MSPPRMVAPDLARGAMLLLIVLAHAPLYLTGTPPAPSVLDTVVTIGTTLLVDSRAYPMFAALLGYGLVLSVTRLRASGVSERDARRSIRRRGRWLLVFGLVHALLVAPIEILGAYGLALLLVAGLVFRPDATVRRAGYLLLALNSVAIVAFTLGAVDEGPSGPYAPGMLGHDVEGLFVRLIVWLVAVVSNVVVWPVLVALLIGVLAGRHRVLADAGRYAGLLRRLVRVGIPVAVLAAVPLVLVEHGVLPAGLAPAATLLQILSGLAGGLGYAAAFGLLGARLQGAPLPVVLRPLAAAGRRSLTCYLLQSCLLVGLLSQAFLGFGAGTGAAGAALAAVVAWSVSVSVATGLERFGLPGPVDALLRKLVRRGLPEPGSALPARS is encoded by the coding sequence GTGAGCCCACCCCGGATGGTCGCGCCCGATCTGGCCCGCGGCGCGATGCTGCTGCTGATCGTGCTCGCGCACGCCCCGCTCTACCTGACCGGCACCCCGCCGGCACCGTCGGTTCTCGACACCGTGGTCACGATCGGGACGACGTTGCTGGTGGACAGCAGGGCGTACCCGATGTTCGCCGCGCTGCTCGGCTACGGGCTGGTGCTGAGCGTGACCCGGTTGCGGGCGTCCGGGGTGTCCGAGCGGGACGCGCGCCGCTCGATCCGGCGCCGCGGGCGCTGGCTGCTGGTGTTCGGGCTGGTGCACGCGCTGCTGGTGGCGCCGATCGAGATCCTCGGCGCGTACGGGCTGGCACTGCTGCTGGTCGCCGGGCTGGTGTTCCGGCCGGACGCCACGGTGCGCCGGGCAGGGTACCTGCTGCTCGCGCTCAACAGCGTCGCGATCGTGGCGTTCACGCTCGGCGCGGTGGACGAGGGCCCGAGCGGCCCCTACGCACCGGGCATGCTGGGGCACGACGTCGAGGGACTGTTCGTCCGGCTGATCGTCTGGCTGGTGGCGGTGGTGTCCAACGTCGTGGTGTGGCCGGTGCTGGTCGCGCTGCTGATCGGGGTGCTCGCCGGACGGCACCGGGTCCTGGCCGACGCCGGCCGGTACGCCGGGCTGCTGCGCCGCCTGGTGCGGGTGGGCATCCCGGTGGCGGTGCTGGCCGCGGTGCCACTGGTGCTGGTCGAGCACGGCGTGCTGCCCGCCGGGCTCGCACCGGCCGCGACCCTGCTGCAGATCCTGTCCGGGCTCGCCGGTGGGCTGGGCTACGCGGCCGCGTTCGGTCTGCTCGGTGCGCGATTGCAGGGCGCGCCGCTGCCGGTCGTGCTGCGTCCGCTCGCGGCCGCCGGGCGGCGTTCCCTGACCTGCTACCTGCTGCAGTCGTGCCTGCTGGTCGGGCTGCTGTCGCAGGCGTTCCTCGGGTTCGGTGCCGGGACCGGAGCGGCCGGAGCGGCGCTGGCCGCGGTCGTCGCCTGGTCGGTGTCGGTGTCGGTCGCGACCGGCCTGGAGCGGTTCGGCCTGCCGGGGCCGGTGGACGCGCTGCTTCGAAAGCTGGTCCGCAGGGGCCTGCCGGAGCCGGGCTCGGCGCTACCCGCACGCAGCTGA
- a CDS encoding sensor histidine kinase → MRRIDPNVVAGMIMTALCLILAVPMALEQLDPSGGRPLGPSWLWWAIYAVFLAALILGGWLDEWIGAAPTRWLLAVMVVAAAALVLLAPAFGWLPILLVFTAALSVYHVPYRVTAVIVLLNCGVVVVVGMLGGSQSLAGSLTAGAIYLMLQLSSVLLLVALRREERSRAQLAEAHAELAAAGAVLAETSRAEERLRISRELHDLVGHQLTALALELEIATHRDDKAEHVDRARGIARDLLADVRSTVGELRRRAPDLTGTLQRITAQLPRPEVHLTVADDVEADEEHTVAVIRCVQEILTNAIRHADAANVWIEIDPAAEGGLRLHARDDGRGATGEIVPGNGLRGLAERTGAFGGTVDFGAAAPRGFTVTAVLP, encoded by the coding sequence ATGCGCAGGATCGACCCGAACGTCGTCGCCGGGATGATCATGACGGCGCTCTGCCTGATCCTGGCCGTGCCGATGGCCCTCGAACAACTCGACCCGAGCGGCGGCAGGCCACTGGGGCCGTCGTGGCTGTGGTGGGCGATCTACGCGGTGTTCCTGGCCGCGCTGATCCTCGGCGGCTGGCTGGACGAGTGGATCGGGGCGGCCCCGACCCGCTGGCTGCTGGCCGTGATGGTGGTGGCGGCCGCCGCCCTGGTGCTGCTCGCGCCGGCGTTCGGATGGCTGCCGATCCTGCTCGTGTTCACCGCCGCGCTGTCGGTCTACCACGTGCCGTACCGGGTCACCGCCGTGATCGTGCTGCTGAACTGCGGTGTGGTCGTGGTCGTCGGAATGCTGGGCGGCAGCCAGAGCCTCGCCGGTTCGCTGACCGCGGGCGCGATCTACCTGATGCTGCAGCTGTCGTCGGTACTGCTCCTGGTGGCGCTGCGCCGGGAGGAGCGGTCCCGGGCGCAGCTGGCCGAGGCGCACGCCGAGCTGGCCGCCGCCGGCGCCGTGCTGGCCGAGACCAGCCGGGCCGAGGAACGGCTGCGGATCTCCCGCGAGCTGCACGATCTGGTCGGGCACCAGCTGACCGCGCTCGCCCTGGAGCTGGAGATCGCGACCCATCGCGACGACAAGGCCGAGCACGTCGACCGGGCCCGCGGCATCGCCAGGGACCTGCTCGCCGACGTCCGCTCGACGGTCGGTGAGCTGCGCAGACGGGCACCCGACCTGACCGGGACGCTGCAGCGGATCACCGCGCAGCTGCCCCGGCCCGAGGTGCACCTGACCGTCGCCGACGACGTCGAGGCCGACGAGGAGCACACCGTGGCCGTGATCCGCTGCGTGCAGGAGATCCTGACGAACGCGATCCGGCACGCCGACGCGGCGAACGTGTGGATCGAGATCGACCCGGCGGCCGAGGGCGGACTGCGGCTGCACGCGCGCGACGACGGCCGCGGCGCGACCGGCGAGATCGTCCCCGGCAACGGGCTGCGCGGGCTCGCCGAGCGGACCGGCGCGTTCGGCGGGACCGTCGACTTCGGCGCCGCGGCGCCGCGCGGTTTCACGGTGACGGCGGTGCTGCCGTGA
- a CDS encoding ABC transporter ATP-binding protein, with the protein MDAIEVQDLHKRYKDRVAVDDVGFTVRVGSVTGVLGPNGAGKTTTVECVAGLRRPDRGTVRVLGLDPWRDRGAVRAVLGVQLQEAALHDMLTAVELLRLHRALHRTGRDPEELLAAVGLTEQAGTRFDRLSGGQQQRLSVALALVGEPRVMILDELTTGLDPRSRDGILEVVRDLAADGVTVLLVTHRTDEIERLCDRVLLLDAGRVVADSTPAGLVEKAGLAQRVRFRTAGGYDRAALCALPGVGEVQRIGEEITVAGTGDLLGPVGAELVRQGVVATGLREERPSLDDAFLELTGRRLETGRDTEVLV; encoded by the coding sequence ATGGACGCGATCGAAGTGCAGGACCTGCACAAGCGCTACAAGGACCGGGTGGCGGTCGACGACGTCGGCTTCACCGTCCGGGTCGGATCGGTGACCGGGGTGCTCGGGCCGAACGGGGCCGGGAAGACCACCACCGTCGAGTGCGTCGCCGGGCTGCGCCGGCCGGACCGCGGCACCGTCCGGGTGCTCGGGCTCGACCCGTGGCGGGATCGGGGCGCGGTGCGTGCGGTGCTCGGTGTGCAGCTGCAGGAGGCCGCGCTGCACGACATGCTCACCGCCGTCGAGCTGCTCCGGTTGCACCGCGCCCTGCACCGCACCGGCCGCGATCCCGAGGAGCTGCTCGCCGCGGTCGGCCTGACCGAGCAGGCCGGGACCCGGTTCGATCGGCTCTCCGGCGGCCAGCAGCAGCGGCTGTCGGTGGCGTTGGCGCTGGTCGGCGAACCGCGGGTGATGATCCTCGACGAACTGACCACGGGGCTCGATCCGCGGTCGCGGGACGGGATCCTGGAGGTGGTGCGCGATCTCGCCGCCGACGGCGTCACGGTGCTGTTGGTGACGCACCGGACCGACGAGATCGAGCGGCTCTGCGACCGGGTGCTGCTGCTCGACGCAGGCCGGGTGGTCGCCGACTCGACACCGGCCGGACTGGTGGAGAAGGCCGGGCTGGCGCAGCGGGTGCGGTTCCGGACGGCCGGGGGGTACGACCGGGCCGCACTGTGCGCCCTGCCCGGGGTCGGCGAGGTGCAGCGGATCGGGGAGGAGATCACCGTCGCCGGGACCGGCGACCTGCTCGGGCCGGTCGGGGCCGAGCTGGTGCGCCAGGGCGTCGTCGCCACCGGACTGCGGGAGGAGCGGCCGAGCCTGGACGACGCCTTCCTGGAACTGACCGGGCGCCGGTTGGAGACCGGCCGGGACACGGAGGTGCTGGTGTGA
- a CDS encoding helix-turn-helix domain-containing protein, with translation MRTVLDLLRLLADRADGAAPTEELTRVAAELSGSAPEAGALALRVGAAMDAGRRRESELAALVEIARDLASGSDTGSVLDTIVRRARVLLGTDVAYLTLYDAQRGDTYMRVTSGSVSRRFQTLRLPLGAGLGGLVAASRTPHRTGRYAGDDRYRHTEEIDSAVREEGIVAICGTPLLVDDEFVGVLFAANRSARPFGADDAALLGSLAALAAVSLVQARRLTDTATALEALRGAHAAIAEASDAHDRFAGVVLDGGDVDDIAEALGRLLGCWVSVLDPDGVPAARHGSVPGGLDAAAALRRAGNSAGRPVAVPCAGGAWVTPVIAGGQRLGTLLLGGPVRSGDAAPGPGAEPAPGRPVELTPGQVRIVERAAMVTALVLLLTQRADESDRIDRADGIAELLASGEPRPATLARLAALGVSIRHPHVLLVCRTHPARRRALVREAATLGGRSALVGEQDGAVVVLLPGDDPAAVGARLARPASEQDPDGVVTVGAAGPFRPADGAGPLYAEARRSMEALLALDRAGESATAAELGFAGLLLGERPDVTGYVSGILGPIAEHDERRGSDLLRTLEAYYAAGASPTRAAAALHVHVNTVAQRLDRIGRLLGEGWQDPERSLELQLALRLHRLGRS, from the coding sequence GTGCGCACCGTCCTCGACCTGCTCCGGCTGCTGGCCGACCGGGCCGACGGCGCCGCGCCCACCGAGGAGCTGACCCGGGTCGCGGCGGAGCTGTCGGGCTCCGCCCCGGAGGCCGGCGCGCTCGCGCTGCGGGTCGGCGCCGCGATGGACGCCGGCCGCCGCCGCGAGTCCGAGCTGGCCGCACTGGTCGAGATCGCCCGGGACCTCGCCTCCGGGTCGGACACCGGATCGGTGCTGGACACGATCGTCCGCCGGGCCAGGGTGCTGCTGGGCACCGACGTCGCGTACCTGACCCTCTACGACGCACAACGCGGCGACACCTACATGCGGGTCACCTCCGGGTCGGTGTCGCGCCGGTTCCAGACCCTGCGGCTCCCGCTGGGGGCCGGCCTCGGCGGTCTGGTCGCGGCCAGCCGCACCCCGCACCGGACCGGCCGCTACGCCGGTGACGACCGCTACCGGCACACCGAGGAGATCGACAGCGCGGTGCGGGAGGAGGGCATCGTCGCCATCTGCGGCACCCCGCTGCTGGTCGACGACGAGTTCGTCGGCGTGCTCTTCGCGGCCAACCGCTCGGCCCGCCCGTTCGGTGCCGACGACGCAGCGCTGCTCGGCTCGCTGGCCGCGCTGGCCGCCGTCTCGCTGGTGCAGGCGCGCCGGCTCACCGACACCGCGACCGCGCTGGAGGCGCTGCGCGGCGCGCACGCCGCGATCGCCGAGGCCTCGGACGCGCACGACCGGTTCGCCGGTGTCGTGCTGGACGGCGGCGACGTCGACGACATCGCCGAGGCACTGGGCAGGCTGCTCGGCTGCTGGGTGAGCGTGCTCGACCCGGACGGCGTGCCCGCTGCCCGGCACGGATCGGTGCCGGGCGGGCTGGACGCTGCGGCGGCGCTGCGGCGGGCCGGGAACAGTGCGGGCCGCCCGGTCGCGGTGCCCTGTGCCGGTGGCGCCTGGGTGACGCCGGTGATCGCCGGCGGGCAGCGGCTGGGCACCCTGCTGCTCGGCGGGCCGGTCCGGTCCGGCGATGCGGCACCCGGGCCCGGTGCGGAACCGGCCCCGGGCCGGCCGGTCGAGCTGACCCCGGGGCAGGTGCGGATCGTCGAGCGGGCCGCGATGGTCACCGCGCTCGTGCTGCTGCTCACCCAGCGCGCCGACGAGTCCGACCGGATCGACCGCGCCGACGGGATCGCGGAGCTCCTCGCGTCCGGGGAGCCGCGACCGGCGACGCTCGCCCGGCTCGCCGCGCTGGGCGTGTCCATCCGCCACCCGCACGTCCTGCTGGTCTGCCGGACCCATCCGGCCCGGCGACGTGCGCTGGTCCGGGAGGCGGCGACCCTCGGCGGGCGATCCGCACTGGTGGGCGAGCAGGACGGAGCGGTCGTCGTGCTGCTACCCGGCGACGACCCGGCTGCGGTGGGTGCCCGGCTGGCCCGGCCGGCGTCCGAGCAGGACCCGGACGGTGTCGTGACGGTGGGCGCGGCGGGACCGTTCCGGCCTGCGGACGGCGCCGGCCCGTTGTACGCCGAGGCCCGCCGCTCGATGGAGGCGCTGCTCGCGCTGGACCGGGCGGGGGAGTCGGCGACCGCCGCGGAGCTGGGCTTCGCCGGGCTGCTGCTCGGTGAGCGGCCCGATGTCACCGGGTACGTCAGCGGGATACTCGGCCCGATCGCCGAGCACGACGAGCGCCGTGGCAGCGATCTGCTGCGGACCCTGGAGGCGTACTACGCGGCCGGGGCCAGCCCGACCCGCGCCGCGGCGGCGCTGCACGTGCACGTCAACACGGTCGCGCAGCGCCTGGACCGGATCGGCCGGCTGCTGGGGGAGGGCTGGCAGGACCCGGAACGGTCGCTGGAGCTGCAGCTGGCCCTGCGGCTGCACCGGCTCGGCCGCTCCTGA